Below is a genomic region from Hippea sp. KM1.
ATCCACCTTGCGCAAAAGTAATTGAGAGATCTCTTGAGGTATCTAATGGTTTACCGCTCCAAAACATCCTAGGAATTGGAAGTGTTAAGACATATGTCCAATATTGAAGAAACTTAAAATCTAAATGATTATTAAGATATGATTCTATGGCTACTAAAGCATTATACAAACCACTCCATCTAAAGATAGGTTCAAACATTATATAGCCATCTTCACCGTTTAAATATATTAATTTTCCCATATCACCAGTAGTTCTATATATAGTGTATCCTATGAATATTGGGATCATTACTCCTATATATAGTGCTATTTTCATAAACGATACTCTTTTTACATAGTAATGATAAAATAGTAAATACATTACACCCATCAATAACAAATTACTCCTTGCACCACTCACTATAAAAAAAATAAAAAATATAGTTATAGAAATTATAAAAAATAGTTTTCTTTTTTTAGAAAATAAAAAATAAAGTGCAATTCCATAAGATAAGAAAAGCGCTGTTTTCATAAGTAAGGCTATAGGTCCATATTTGTGTTGCGATACCAATCTAAATTGCAATGGATGTTTCATGGGATTTGTATGTGTTAATTTTAGTAAAACTACAAACAAACCTATCGCAAACAACAAAGAAAAAAACCAAATAAATTTTAGCTTAATGTTAGATATAGTTTTTGTTTTTGATATTTTTAAAATGGTAAAATTGTTTGTAGTTATACGATAACCTATAAAATAACTAATAGCAAATATAAAAACCATTAAGGCTAAATATTGGTATGTTTTTCCATTAAACTCTTTTTCAAATACAAAAAGCCAAAAATTCATTCCACCAAATGCTGCGCTAAAAAAAAATAACTCTATATTTGAAGGCATAAAAATATCTTTTTTTGAATTTAAACTTAAAATATATATAAAAAACAAGCAACTAACTTCTAATAACAATAAACTAAAAGGCATTTTTTACCTTTTGATAGATAAATATTTTATTATATTGAGTATATATAGGTAAAAAAATAAATACCATTTTCAAATCGATAAAAACTAAAATAAAACCCCATCCAGTAAATAGCCAAAAATTATGTTTTCTTGAATTTCTAATATCTAAAGAAGATATTTTTTTTGCAAACAAATAATCTAAATATTTAACTATCAAAGTAGGAAAAATAATAAAGATATATTTAGATATATCTACATCAAAAAAATATAAAATAAACATCGGCTTTAAAACACCAAGCAATACTAAAGTAAGAAACCTATATGAATAATCAACTAACTTATTGTGTACATAGAAAACAGACATTAAAAAAAAACTAATCACTAAAAGCTTTAAAATAGGGACTATTTTATATAAATTCCATAACAATAACAAAACTACAATTACTCTAAATATCAATATAATATTTAAATGCTTGCAAAATTGATTTTCAACCCTTATTGAAGAGATATTTTCTTTCTTAACAGATACACAATCATTTATAAAATAACCTATCTCATATATACTCCAAAAAAATAGCCATAATAAAAGAAATTTTTTATAATCAATATGAGAGTATAAATATAAAAACATTACTACTGGAATCAATTCTCCCAAAATATAAGCAAATATTTTTCTCCCTTGATAGTATCTATAAAACTTTGTATAAAAAAAAGGAACAAGGCTACTTAAATAAATTTTGGCTCTTTCCACTTTCTTATGGGTAACTCCCACAACACTAAATCCCCCTCAAACTCTTGTTGACCAGACTGAAATCAAGTTTGCCTGTTAGAAGGTATACTATAATTCTGTAGTTTTTAAATGTCCTATATCCTCTTGCTTTTGCCTTTGCTGCCTGAATAACAGAGTTTAATCCCTCAAGTATTCCATTGTTGATTCTGCTTCTAAACCAATTTATGATTCCATTCCAGTGTTTTTTAATTGTTCTTGCAGACTCTATTATGGGTTTTAATCTTGAATAGGTTGCCCAGAAATACCATTTTTTCAGGTAGGCTGTAAACTCTTCTTCTGTTTCTGCATTATAGATGTCTTGAAAAGACTGTCTTATGTTATATGCCCTTATAGTTTTCAGATTCATATTTGATATTGTCAATTCTTTCAAAGCCTCTCTCTGTTTTCTTGTGAGATTATGTTTATTCTTAAGCCAGATATATTTGGTTCCTTTCAGCAGTTTATTTTCTTTGGATTCTTGTTTTCTTACACTATCCACTGCCTCATTGATAATCTTAAGGATATGAAACTTATCGAATGTAATATCGGCATTGGGTATGTGTTCTTTTACTCCTTTGATGAATGCAGGCGACATATCGCAACTGACATTTCTAATGTTGTCTATCTCTGCTTTATGCTCTTTAAAGTCTTTTACAAACTCTTTGACTGTTGATGCATCTTTGCCCTCTGCCACAAACAGTGTTCTCCTTTTGTTTAAATCCACAAACAGGGTGATGTATTCATGTCCCTTGGCTATACTTGTTTCATCTATACCTACAGAATCAATATTGGAGGAATCTTCATATTCTTTTGCTTTATTCACATATTTATCAAGCATATCCCATATTTTATCATTGTGGACATTGATGAGTTTAGATACCTGATTAACAGGCATGGATGAGCATAGCTGCAAAAGTAAAGCTTCAAAAAGCAGACTAAATCCACTGCTTACACCCTCCCAGGGAGCTTTTATTGTTTTTATAGTTCCATCCGGCAGTTTTACCCTTGGGATTCTTGCATGAAGATAACACTCATGCTCAAAGAAGTTTAGATGTCTCCACTTCTTTGTTATAGTATCATAAGCACTCTGGTCTGTCAACCTTTTTTTATACACCCAATTAGTCATGTTTTTTAAAAAACCCCCCCTCTTTTTTAATCACACTGCCTCTTTCTGCTCTACTTGTTGTGTTTCTTCTTCTCTTTTGTCAGTATTTCTGTAGTAGTTCTCCAAAT
It encodes:
- a CDS encoding O-antigen polymerase translates to MPFSLLLLEVSCLFFIYILSLNSKKDIFMPSNIELFFFSAAFGGMNFWLFVFEKEFNGKTYQYLALMVFIFAISYFIGYRITTNNFTILKISKTKTISNIKLKFIWFFSLLFAIGLFVVLLKLTHTNPMKHPLQFRLVSQHKYGPIALLMKTALFLSYGIALYFLFSKKRKLFFIISITIFFIFFIVSGARSNLLLMGVMYLLFYHYYVKRVSFMKIALYIGVMIPIFIGYTIYRTTGDMGKLIYLNGEDGYIMFEPIFRWSGLYNALVAIESYLNNHLDFKFLQYWTYVLTLPIPRMFWSGKPLDTSRDLSITFAQGG
- a CDS encoding ISL3 family transposase translates to MTNWVYKKRLTDQSAYDTITKKWRHLNFFEHECYLHARIPRVKLPDGTIKTIKAPWEGVSSGFSLLFEALLLQLCSSMPVNQVSKLINVHNDKIWDMLDKYVNKAKEYEDSSNIDSVGIDETSIAKGHEYITLFVDLNKRRTLFVAEGKDASTVKEFVKDFKEHKAEIDNIRNVSCDMSPAFIKGVKEHIPNADITFDKFHILKIINEAVDSVRKQESKENKLLKGTKYIWLKNKHNLTRKQREALKELTISNMNLKTIRAYNIRQSFQDIYNAETEEEFTAYLKKWYFWATYSRLKPIIESARTIKKHWNGIINWFRSRINNGILEGLNSVIQAAKAKARGYRTFKNYRIIVYLLTGKLDFSLVNKSLRGI